A region of the Desulfobaccales bacterium genome:
CTTCAACGGCCTGGAAGATATCATCGGCGCCCGCACCGGCCGCAAGTCCATGGGCTTCGGGGCCGATATCCAGAGCCGGAACCAGCGGCCCCTGGGGGAGATTCTGGTAAAGGTTCAGCCCCAGGATTTGTTGAAGTTCGGGCTCATCCCCGAGTTTGTGGGGCGCCTGCCGGTGCTGGCCACCCTGGATGAACTGAATGAAGAAGCCCTGGTGCGCATCCTTAAGGAACCCAAGAATGCCCTGGTGAAGCAGTATCAGAAACTCCTGGAGTTGGACCGGGTATCCTTGAAGTTCACCGATGGCGCCCTGGAAGCCGTGGCCCATGAGGCCCTGAAGCGCAAGTCCGGGGCCCGGGGGCTGAGAGCCATCCTGGAGCGGGCCATGCTGGACCTGATGTATGAACTGCCGTCGCTCAAAGATGTGCAGGGATGCCTGATCAACGAGGACTTCATCATCAAGCATGCCGCTGCGATACTCACTTACCGGACGGCGGAAGATTTGTCCTGGGATAAACCCGGCATGGCGGTGCAACAATGATCTTTCGGTTACCCAAGAACCGCGGCGAAGGGGAGAAACGCAACCTGGTGACGGTCCCCATGTTGCCCCTGCGGGATATCGTTATTTTTCCCCACATGGTGGTGCCACTGTTTATCGGGCGGGAACGTTCCATCCATGCTCTGGAATATGCCATGGGGCAGGAAAAATATATCCTGCTCTGCACCCAGAAGGATCCCCGCAAAGATGAACCCCGGGAGGGTGAGATTCACCGGGTGGGCACCCTGGCCGCGATCCTGCAGCTCTTGCGCCTGCCCGACGGCACCGTCAAGGTCCTGGTGGAGGGCAAGGGGCGGGCCATTGTGCGCCAGTTTTTGCCCATTTCCCAGTTTTTCCAGGTAGAGGCCGAAGAACTCCCGGAGTCCTGGGAGGTTACGTCCGAAACCGAGGCTCTGCGGCGCACCGCTACCGGCGCGTTTGAGACCTATGCCAAGCTGAACAAGAAGGTTCCCCAGGAGGCCCAGCAAAGCCTTGTGGGAGTGGAGGATCCGGGGCGGCTGTCCGACATCATTGCCGGGCACCTGGCCATCAAATCCGACGAAAAACAGGCCCTGCTGGAAACCCTGGATGCGGTCCGCCGGCTGGAACAGGTGGTAGGCCTGGTGAACCGGGAAAATGAAATCCTCCAGATCGAGTCCCGCATCAAGAACCGGGTCAAGAAGCAGATGGAAAAGACCCAGCGGGAATATTATCTCAATGAGCAGATGCGGGCCATCCAGAAGGAGATGGGAGAAAAAGAGGATCTCAAGGGCGAGATTCAGGAACTGGAACGGCGCATTCGCCGGAAGAAGATGAGCGTCGAAGCCACCACCAAGGTGAAGCATGAGCTCAAGAAGCTGAAGCTCATGAGCCCCATGTCGGCGGAGGCCACGGTTTCCCGGAACTACATCGATTGGATTTTATCTCTGCCTTGGTACGAGAAGACTAAAGATAAACACAACCTGGAAGAAGCCGAGCGCATTCTCGAAGAAGACCACTACGGTCTGGAGAAACCCAAGGAACGCATCCTGGAACACCTGGCGGTCCAGAGCCTGGTGAAGAAGATGAAAGGCCCTATCCTCTGTCTGGTGGGGCCGCCGGGCGTGGGCAAGACCTCCCTGGCCAAATCGGTGGCGAGGGCCATGGGACGGAACTTTGTGCGGCTGTCTCTGGGAGGCGTGCGGGATGAAGCCGAGATTCGCGGCCACCGGCGCACCTATATCGGGGCGCTGCCCGGTAAGATCATTCAATCCCTCAAAAAGGCCAAGACCAACAACCCAGTCTTCTGCCTGGATGAAGTGGACAAAATGAGCACCGATTTCCGGGGCGACCCCTCTGCGGCGCTCCTGGAAGTGCTCGACCCGGAACAGAACTTTGCCTTTAACGATCATTACCTGGATGTGGACTACGACCTGTCCGAAGTGATGTTCATCACCACGGCGAACAATCTCTATTCCATTCCGCCACCGCTCCAGGACCGGATGGAGATCATCCGCCTGGCCGGCTATACCGAGGTGGAGAAGCTCCTGATCGCTGACCAGTTTTTGGTCCCGAAACAGTGCGTTGCTAATGGCCTGAGCAAGGAAAATATCCAGTTCTCCGAGAACGCCATTCTCACCGTGATCCGGCAGTACACCCGGGAAGCTGGCGTGCGTAACCTGGAGCGGGAGATCGCCTCCATCACCCGGAAGGTGGCCCGGGAAGTGGCGGCCAAGGGCCGGGAGCATCAGGTCAAGGTCAGCAGTCAGATGGTGGCCAAGTATCTTGGCGTCCCCAAGTTTCGTTTTGGCCGTACCGAAGAGGCCGACGAGGTGGGTCTCACCACTGGGTTGGCCTGGACTGAATTCGGGGGCGAACTCCTCCATACCGAAGTCGTGGTATTGCCCGGCCGGGGCAAGCTCTTGATCACCGGCAAACTGGGAGAGGTCATGCAGGAATCGGCCCAGGCGGCCTTGAGCTATGTGCGTTCCAAGGCCGAGAACCTGGGGCTCGACCCGGACTTCTACCGCAAGATCGATATCCACGTCCACGTGCCGGAGGGCGCCATTCCCAAAGATGGCCCGTCCGCCGGGATTACCATCGCCACCTGCATTGCTTCGGCCTTACTGAAGATTCCGGTGCATCGGGACGTGGCTATGACCGGCGAAATCACCCTGCGGGGGCGGGTCTTGCCCATAGGCGGCCTCAAGGAAAAAATCATTGCGGCTCACCGCCACCAGATGAAGACCGTGCTCATCCCCCGGGATAACGAAAAGGATATCAAGGAAATTCCGGCCCGAATTCTCAAGGCGGTAGAGTTGGTGCCGGTGGATCATATGGACGAGGTCTTGAAAAAGGCCCTGGTCCTGGATGATCCGGAGAGTCTGTTCAAGGCGGTTCCGCCGCCGGTGCCCCCTGAAGCGGTCTACGTGCCGGCCGAGGTACCCGGCGCCGAGATTCAGGCCCATTAACCTTGATTGGGGAAAAGGGAAAAAGGCGAAAAACCAGAATCCCTCGATTTTCCGCCTGATTCGCAACGCAGTAAGTTTTAGGCGATCATCCCTTATAGAAAAATAGAAAAATGCCGGGGCCGGATTATCTTGAGGGTAATCCGGCCCTTGGCGCGTGTGATGCCGGAAGGGGAGGGGGGCTTGGTTTCTCCCGAGTAAATCTCATGGTTGCGGACCCAAAAGGTGTATAATACCAAGTTGCGGTCATACAGGTAATTATAGCTTTTGTAGGGGCGGACCTATGTGTCCGCCCTCAGAGTGGTCGCACATGCAAGTGTGCCTCTACAAAACCGAAGCTATTTTTACTTCTATGAGCGCAACTTGGTATAATACCCTCGTCCTACCAACTTTGAACTTTATAGACTCTGATAATCAAAGGGGGTGCATATGAAGCGGAAAGCGCGGCGACTTATCGTGATCCTGGTAGCCTTTAGCCTCGTGGGTTCGGGCTTGGGGTGGGCTCAGGATAGCGATGTTGTCAGGTTGTTGAACACCGGCTTTGATTTTTTGGAACAGGGTAATTACAACCAGGCTCAGAAACTCTACGAAGAGTTGCTGAAAAAAGATCCGACCCAGCCCCTGGCCCTGAACAACCTGGGGGCCATCATGGTCAAGCAAGGCAAGTATGACCAAGCCTTGGATTATCTCCGGCGGGCGCTGCCCCGGGCTAAAGGGTTCAAAGTGGCCATTGACCGGGTGTGCAACGTTGACAGCGTGTGCGCCGCCTGCCGCATAAGCGAGAAGCAATTCGGATCCGAAGACCTGGATGGGGTGGTGCGGAGTAACATCCTGATGGTTGAAATGGCTAAATCCTCCAAGCGGGGAGTGCAGTGACCGGCTCCGGTTCACACAACGCCACTTAACCCCCTCCCAGCCGCGAATCCATTTCTAAGCTGCTTTACGGATGCTGGCCTCAATTTGCCCTATTGTGCGGAGAATAGTTATAATAGTTTAAATGCAGTTTTCCTCCAGACCCTGAAAGGCCCAAATCTCTTGCATCTCATCGGCCTATCCTTATGAACCGGCAGTCTTTCTTCACCCTCCAAGCCCTGGTATTCGGTCTGGTGGCCGCGGCCCTCACCACGGTGTACATCACCCAACCGGTACTGCCCATCTTGCAGCGGGAGTTCGGCGTCAACCCCTCCCAGGCTTCGTACACGGTGTCGGCGGTGATCCTGGGAATCTCCCTGGCCAACCTGCCCTTCGGCATGCTGGCGGACCGCTTCCCGGTACAGCGTCTCATTCTGGTGGGAGGCGGCGTGGTGGTGGCCTGCGGCCTGTTTTGCGCGGTCACCTCCAGTCTGCCCCTCCTGGTGGGAGCCCGGTTTGTGCAGGGCCTGTTTGTTCCCGCTCTGACCACCTGCCTGGCGGCTTACCTGTCCACCAATCTTCCCCTGGAACGGCTGAATGTGGTTATGGGCTCATATGTGTCGGCCACGGTGGCCGGCGGTCTGGGCGGCCGTCTGTTGGGAGGCTGGATTCATCCGCCCCTGCATTGGCGCTATGCCTTCGTCACTGCTTCTATCCTGGTGCTCATCGCCACGTTAGCCGCGGTGCGGTGGCTGCCGCGGGGGAAATTGGCCAGCGAGGACGATACGCAGGGAGACGGGTTTCTGGCCCTGCTGTCGCAAGTGAAGTTGCGGCGCTCATTCCAGGTGGCCTTTGGGGGATTTTTCGTTTTTTCCTCCATCTTCAATTACTTGCCATTTTATCTCCATCAGCCGCCCTTCAATGCTTCCACCCAATTAATCACCCTGTTATACTTGGCCTATCTCATCGGGATCTTCACCGGCCCCATGGCAGGCAAGCTCAGTAACCGCATCGGCAACGGCGGCACCATGGTGTTGGGATCGCTGGTCTTTGCCCTGGCCATTGCCCTAACCATGATCAAATCGATCCTGGCCATAGTGGTGGCCCTGATGCTGGTCTGCGCCGGCTTTTTCTCGATTCACGCCTCGGCGGCGGGCGCCTTGAACCGGAGACTTACCGGCAGTCGCGGCCGGGCCAACTCCCTGTATGTCCTATCTTATTACCTGGGAGGTGCCGTCGGCATCACCCTGAGCGGCTATGCTTATGGTTTGGCGGGCTGGTATGGGGTTGCCGGCCTGGGCTTGGTGATGCTGACCGTGCCTCTGGTTACCGGCTTTAAGGAAATGCGGGAACCTGCGGATGGTGCTAAGCTCGAAGAAGAGTTGAGTACCGGCGTCTGATCCGCGATAATAAGCGTTAGGGATTCGCTCTCAAGGAACTCAGCGAGATTTTATCAAAATGATAAAAATACTCTTAACATTTTTGACACGGTGTGGTCTATATCAATGAAACCAGTAAAGAAAGCCCATGACTGATGATCAGCTCGTGGCCCAGGCCCAGGAGGGAGATCTTCCAGCCTTCGAAGAACTGGTGAAGAAGTACCAGCGAGAGGTTTACGGCTTGGCGTGCCGCATGGTATCCGATGCGGAGGAGGCACGGGATCTGGCCCAACAGGCCTTTCTCCAGGCCTTTATCCACATTAAGAGCTTTCGCCGGGACGCACAGTTTCGCACCTGGCTCTTTCGCATTGCCATTAACCAGTGTTACAATTTTTTAAAGGGTCGTAGAAAGTTTGGTGACCCGATAGATTGCGATGAGCTGAACCTGGCAGGGGAGGGGGCCTCTCCGGAAGAGGATCTGGTCAGCCAGGACGACCGCCGGCGTCTCCACGCGGCGATGGCGCAATTGCCCGCCAAGCAGCGGGCGGTGATCACCCTAAAAATCGAGCAGGGCCTGTCCTATCAAGAGATTAGCCAGATTCTGGGCGGGACTGCCGGAGCTGCCCGAGTCAATTACTGTCAGGCATTAAAAACTTTAAAGAAACATATGCAGAGCGAGGACGAGCATGAGGTGGCAATGCGCCCTTCTACAACGGTGGCTTCCAGAGTATCCCGACGGTGATCTCCCGGGGTGGGGGAAGCGGTGGCTGCACGCCCATGTGGCCCAATGCGCCATCTGCCGCCGGGAATTAGCGGGACTCAAGGAAGTGGTCACCGCCATTAAGGCGGCGCCGGCTAAGGAGCCCGGATCAGAATTCTGGAGCGACTTCTCCCGGGATATGCATCTGAAGTTGGCCCAGGCCGCGCACGAGACCGCACCTGTGCCGTCTGCTCGCCGGTGGTTCAAGTTGCCCTACCTTGTGGGAGCGCCGGCCCTGGCGGGTTTGCTGCTATGGGTGGCGGTACAGTTCACGGGGCCCGGTGCCCCGGTGCAAAATCAGGCCTTGATAATGCCGGAAGTTAAACAGGAAAGGGCCTTAGAGATGGCGACGGCTCCCAAACGGGCGCCGGCGCCACCAGCGGCGGCTGCTGTACCGCTTGGCGAGGTGGAGCAGTTCGTGCCAGTAGCCCTGGAGGAAGGAGCGACCCTCCCGGCGGAGGAGGTAGATATTTCCGGCTGGGATCTGGATTCGGAGCTGGCGGGAATGACCGACCAGGAGAAGGAAATATTTCTCAAGAAAATGCATCAACGTGCGAAGGATGGGTCATGCCTCGAAAAATTTGCCTTGTGCTCCTGGGGCTAATGCTGGCCGGCATAAGCTCGGCTTGGGGGCAGCCGGGCCATGAATTTGGCGGCGGCTTTCAAGATCGTCTCATGGAAGTCAAGCGGGGACAGTTGGGACCAGCCCTGGGAGTCGATCAGCAGACGGTAAACAGACTGCTGGCCATCGATGAGCGCTATAAGCCGATTCGTCGCCAGCTAATCACGGGCATGAAGACGGATTTCCAGCGCCTGCAGCAGCTCATGAACCAGCCCGGCCCCTCGGAGCAGGAAATTAAGGTGATTCTCAGCGACATGAAGCGCAAGCGCCTGGAAATGCTCAATCTGCAACAGCGCAAGGATGAAGAGGAAACGGCCCTTCTCACCCCGGTACAGCAAGCCCGTTATATTATTTATCTTATGGGCCTGGTGCGGGAGGCCCGGAACATCAAAGGCGGTACGGGTGGTTCGGGCGGACCTGGCCGCATGGGCGGTCCCAGCGGAGGTGCAGGCGGACCCGGCGGCATGGGGGCGCCAGCCTTCCGGCCATCCGAGATCCCTGTGTCTCGTCCCCCCCAGTAAGGGCAGGGCGCCAGAAAACCAAGATTTCTGCCATTATCAATGCTCGAAAACTGGTAAGGACCTGAGATTTGCAGGTCTTCTGCCAGTTTTTTTATCGTCCTACTTGCAAAATCATGGTTCAGAAAGCTAAAATAGTAACGTTGCCGGAGTGGTGGAATTTGGTAGACGCAGAGGACTCAAAATCCTCCGAGGGCAACCTTGTGCCGGTTCGAGTCCGGCCTCCGGCACCAAGTAATTTCAGTAAGTTAGATGGGTTTTAGGTCGTCAGGCCTAAAACCCTTTCCTTTAATTGAGTGTGAATCTGAGTGTGACTCTCCCCTGGCTTGTTCATAGACGGCCATCGCTGCAAACTCAGATTGGTTGATGGAGTGTAGATAGATTTCAGTAGTGGTTCGGTTCTCGTGACCCAAAATCCGCTGGATAGACCCAAGGGGAATGTTGCAGTTGTCCATCAATGAAGCTCCGGCATGTCTTAACGCATGGAAACC
Encoded here:
- a CDS encoding MFS transporter, producing the protein MNRQSFFTLQALVFGLVAAALTTVYITQPVLPILQREFGVNPSQASYTVSAVILGISLANLPFGMLADRFPVQRLILVGGGVVVACGLFCAVTSSLPLLVGARFVQGLFVPALTTCLAAYLSTNLPLERLNVVMGSYVSATVAGGLGGRLLGGWIHPPLHWRYAFVTASILVLIATLAAVRWLPRGKLASEDDTQGDGFLALLSQVKLRRSFQVAFGGFFVFSSIFNYLPFYLHQPPFNASTQLITLLYLAYLIGIFTGPMAGKLSNRIGNGGTMVLGSLVFALAIALTMIKSILAIVVALMLVCAGFFSIHASAAGALNRRLTGSRGRANSLYVLSYYLGGAVGITLSGYAYGLAGWYGVAGLGLVMLTVPLVTGFKEMREPADGAKLEEELSTGV
- a CDS encoding zf-HC2 domain-containing protein, whose product is MRWQCALLQRWLPEYPDGDLPGWGKRWLHAHVAQCAICRRELAGLKEVVTAIKAAPAKEPGSEFWSDFSRDMHLKLAQAAHETAPVPSARRWFKLPYLVGAPALAGLLLWVAVQFTGPGAPVQNQALIMPEVKQERALEMATAPKRAPAPPAAAAVPLGEVEQFVPVALEEGATLPAEEVDISGWDLDSELAGMTDQEKEIFLKKMHQRAKDGSCLEKFALCSWG
- a CDS encoding sigma-70 family RNA polymerase sigma factor, which translates into the protein MTDDQLVAQAQEGDLPAFEELVKKYQREVYGLACRMVSDAEEARDLAQQAFLQAFIHIKSFRRDAQFRTWLFRIAINQCYNFLKGRRKFGDPIDCDELNLAGEGASPEEDLVSQDDRRRLHAAMAQLPAKQRAVITLKIEQGLSYQEISQILGGTAGAARVNYCQALKTLKKHMQSEDEHEVAMRPSTTVASRVSRR
- the lon gene encoding endopeptidase La — its product is MIFRLPKNRGEGEKRNLVTVPMLPLRDIVIFPHMVVPLFIGRERSIHALEYAMGQEKYILLCTQKDPRKDEPREGEIHRVGTLAAILQLLRLPDGTVKVLVEGKGRAIVRQFLPISQFFQVEAEELPESWEVTSETEALRRTATGAFETYAKLNKKVPQEAQQSLVGVEDPGRLSDIIAGHLAIKSDEKQALLETLDAVRRLEQVVGLVNRENEILQIESRIKNRVKKQMEKTQREYYLNEQMRAIQKEMGEKEDLKGEIQELERRIRRKKMSVEATTKVKHELKKLKLMSPMSAEATVSRNYIDWILSLPWYEKTKDKHNLEEAERILEEDHYGLEKPKERILEHLAVQSLVKKMKGPILCLVGPPGVGKTSLAKSVARAMGRNFVRLSLGGVRDEAEIRGHRRTYIGALPGKIIQSLKKAKTNNPVFCLDEVDKMSTDFRGDPSAALLEVLDPEQNFAFNDHYLDVDYDLSEVMFITTANNLYSIPPPLQDRMEIIRLAGYTEVEKLLIADQFLVPKQCVANGLSKENIQFSENAILTVIRQYTREAGVRNLEREIASITRKVAREVAAKGREHQVKVSSQMVAKYLGVPKFRFGRTEEADEVGLTTGLAWTEFGGELLHTEVVVLPGRGKLLITGKLGEVMQESAQAALSYVRSKAENLGLDPDFYRKIDIHVHVPEGAIPKDGPSAGITIATCIASALLKIPVHRDVAMTGEITLRGRVLPIGGLKEKIIAAHRHQMKTVLIPRDNEKDIKEIPARILKAVELVPVDHMDEVLKKALVLDDPESLFKAVPPPVPPEAVYVPAEVPGAEIQAH
- a CDS encoding tetratricopeptide repeat protein: MKRKARRLIVILVAFSLVGSGLGWAQDSDVVRLLNTGFDFLEQGNYNQAQKLYEELLKKDPTQPLALNNLGAIMVKQGKYDQALDYLRRALPRAKGFKVAIDRVCNVDSVCAACRISEKQFGSEDLDGVVRSNILMVEMAKSSKRGVQ